The following nucleotide sequence is from Chloracidobacterium validum.
GATCGAACTTCTATATTCTCAGGGACTCAGACAATGAGCTGATCCAGTCGGTGCAACGGCGGGACAGCATTGTTCTCATCAAAGGCGCTCGTCAAATGGGCAAGACTTCCCTTCTAGCCCGCGGACTCAAAGAAGCCCGTTCGTTCAAGGTCAAGGTGGCGTTGACGGATTTTCAGAAGCTAAGTTCCGAGGACTTTGCTTCTCCTGAAAATTTCTTCAAAGAAATTGGCTCGATCCTGGCCGATGCGCTCAATCTGGAGGCCGATCCGTCAATGAACTGGAATTCGCGCCGGGGTCCAACCATTAACTTTGAACGCTTCCTGCGACGTGAAATCCTTGAAAAAATAGATGCGCCACTGGTCTGGGGCATTGACGAAGCGGATCGTTTGTTTGGTTATCCCTTTGCCAGTGAAGTCTTTGGTTTATTTCGCTCGTGGCACAACGAACGGGCCCTCGATCCAGACTGCCCCTGGAGCCGCCTTACCCTGCTGATTTCCTATGCCACGGAAGCCCACCTGTTTATTTCTGACATGAACCAATCGCCCTTCAATGTTGGCACAAGGATTTCCATGGAGGATTTCCATTTCGGACAACTTCAGGAACTAAATCAGAGATATGGAGAACCATTCACGAACCCAGACATCCTATTGCGGTTTCATCAACTGACCGGTGGGCAGCCTTACCTTTCGCAAAAGGGGCTATACGAATTGGCGAAAAGCCGCTACACGCAGGAGTCTTTGCTGGAAAAAGCTGACTCAGACGAGGGCCCGTTTGGAGATCACTTGCGTCGCCTCGCGCTTTCCCTCCGACAAGAACCGGAGCTTCTTGAGTCCGTTCGTTCGGTTATCAAAAGTCAGGGCGCGCTTGCGCCGAATCTGTTTTTTAGACTCAGAAGCTCCGGCGTGCTTGTCGGCGATAATCCGTCCAATGCCAAGCTCCGTTGTGAACTTTATCACCGGTACCTCAACAGTCAGTTTTGACCAGCTCGGGAGCGCCTGCCGGAATGCCGGCGACGGGATGACTTTGCCGGGGCAAAGGTGGTTTCACTATGGTTGGTAGCTGCGACCACGCGCTGGCCCTGAACCTCGTTCTAAGCAAAGACCATTGCTTCAGACTTGTTGAGAGACATCGCAATCGTGCCTGAGTTGTCATCCAGCATACGTTCGACGCTGTCGCGCTTCCCGGCGCAACACCTCCTGGTCATTGGCGATGCCATTGCCGATGAGTTTGTTCACGGCACGATCACCCGCGTGTCACGGGAAGCGCCGGTGCTGATCCTCCGGCACGAGTTTACCGAAACCATCCCCGGCGGCGCGGCCAACGCGGCGGCGAATGCAGCCGCGTTAGGCGTTACCACAACCTGGATTGGTGTCATTGGGCGGGATCGCCCCGGCCGGCGCACACTGACCGACCTACGCCGCCGCGGGGTTCACACCACGCAGGCGGTCGTCCTGCCAGGGCGCGCGACACCGACCAAAAGCCGGGTGCTTGCCGGACTGCCACATGCCGCCCGCCAGCAGGTCATTCGCCTTGACCGTGAGGAAGCAAGTCCCCTGCCAGCCAGCGCCGTCGAGACGCTGGCGGCCCGCGTGGAAGCGGTGTTGCCGCAGGTCACAGGCGTCGTGCTCTCGGATTATGGCTATGGAAGCACGCCACCGGAAGTCATTGCCTTGCTTCGGTCCTGGCGGCAGGAAACTGGTTTGCCGGTCGTTGCCGACTCGCGCCATCGGCTGGCAGACTTCCACGGGCTGACGGCCGCTACGCCCAACCAGGAAGAAGCCGAAAGCTTAGCCGGCACGACCTTTCACGACCTTGACGCTGCCGGCTACCAGGCCGAACGACTGCGTGAACGGCTGGCGCTCGATGCGCTGCTCCTGACACGCGGCTCAGAAGGCATGACGCTGGCCCGCCACGCCACCAAGCCAACCTCCATTCCGGTTCATGGTGGGCGCGCGCCAGTGGATGTGACGGGCGCGGGCGATACGGTACTGGTTGCCTTCACGGCGGCGCTGGCCGCCGGGGCGGACTGGGAAGCCGCCATGCAATTGGCCAATATCGCGGCCGGAATTGCCGTGATGAAGCGCGGGACGGCTACGGTTTCGGCGGCTGAAATCGAGATGGTTCTCCTTGGTGAAGAGCGCGTATGACCTTTGCACTACCCACAGCGTTTTCGATTCGTGATGTCGTCATTCGTCCACCACTCGTGTTGGCACCCATGGCCGGGGTGACCGATTCGGCTTTTCGCGGGCTGATCAAACGGCTTGGTGGCGTTGGACTGATCGTGACGGAGTTCATCAGCGTCGAGGGACTAACGCGCGGCAACCTCAAGACGCACAAGATGATGAAGTTTACCCCCGATGAGCGCCCCCTCTCGATTCAGTTCTTCGGCGTTGATCCCAAGCGGATGGCCGATGCGGCGGAAGTCGCTCAGGAAGCCGGAGCCGACTTGGTGGATGTCAACTGTGGTTGCCCGGCCAAAAAAGTCGTCGGACGCGGGGCCGGCTCGTCGCTGCTGCGCGACCTTCCCCACCTTGCCGTGATTCTGCGCGAGATGCGGCGGCGCATTTCCATTCCACTGACCATCAAAATTCGGACGGGTTGGGATGACAACTCCATCGTTGCGGTTGACGTTGGGAAGCTGGCTGAGGATTGCGGCGTCGAAGCGATTGCCATTCACGGACGGACGCGCGTTCAGGGTTACAGCGGCCAGGCCAACTGGGACATCATTGCTCAGGTCAAGCAAGCTGTCTCGATTCCAGTGATCGGCTGCGGTGATGTCCGGCAACCGGCGGATGCCATCCGCCGGTTTCGGGAAACGGGCGTGGACGGCGTGATGATCGGTCGTGGTGCCATGGCCAATCCGTGGATTTTTCGCCAGACGGCAGAAGCCATGCAGGGCGTGCGGCCCTACCGGCCGACGCTCTATGCCAAACGCGATGTCTTGCTTGAATACTTTGATTTGATGCTCGGCGAGTGTCCAACCGAAACCGCCGCCATGGGGAAGGTCAAGCAGCTTTGCGCGCAGTTTACGAAGGGGTTGCCGGGCGGGGCCATCTTCCGCACTCAGGTATTTCACTCACAAGCTCGCCTGGAACTCACCGACCGCATCACCGACTATTTCACGCGAATGGGCGAGCGCGAGGCGGCCGGCGAGTTGCTTCCCGAACCAGAAGAAGCTTTGGCGGAGGAAGTTTTGCCAGACGACGCCTGCCACCGCGCCCAGGCTTGCGCGTGAGACGCGCCGGACAAGCGGAGCGCATCAATCACCGGGCGTCGCGGAGACCGGCTCTAGCGGTCAAAGGCGACAATGAGATTCGGGGCTTCGGCTGCCAGGATGCGTTTGACCAGCGACAACTTATGATCCTGCCATCGCTGCTGGAAAACCTTGATGGCTGGGGCATCCGGCGTGGCATAGGCCGGATCAAACAACGGATTGCTGCCACCAAAAACCAGCCCATCCCCGGCCCGTCGGACGTAGCCGCCGCCAACGGTAAAGAACTCGACAATCAGTTCATCGGCTTTTTCGCCCAATTGACTTTCAATGAGTTGCCGCAAGCGCCCCAGCGCCGGCGTGGTATCCGCGACCTGACTCGGCAGCACAACCAGAAAGAGGTGGTCAGCCAGAATGACGATGAGAAAACGCAGGGTCGCTTCGCCAGGGCGAGCCGCAGCTAACTGAAGCAAGGCTTGCCGGTCATCATCAGGCAGGGATGGAAAATTCTCCATGGCCTTGTCCACGTCGAGTCGGAACATCTCCGTCCCGTCGAGGTGCTTTTCCACCTGCTCGCGCTTCATGAACTGGACGGTGTTGCCTTCCGCGCCGTAGCTTTGCGACAGGTCGAAGACGATATTGTGCAAGTTTGGCAACACGCCAGGAAAACTTAGCAACAAGTCACGCTGCCGAATGTTGGGAATCGCTTGCTCAAAGACCGCGCGCAGCGTCATGGTTTCCCGCAGGAAGGCCCGCAGGTCACCACGCCGTAACAGCGTGCCAACCTTGAGAAATGACATCGGGTCGTCAAGGCGCTTGCCCAGGAAGTCCACGTAAAAGCGGTTGAACAGCTCGATGTCGGCTTCAGTGAGCGGCGAGTCATTCGCTTGACGGTGTTCCATGGTGCGGCTGAAGGTATTGGCTCAAGAAAGGTTTGCTAATGCAAGTCAGGCGACTGAGCGAACTTGGATGGGGGAATGCAACGACACGGCTAAACCAGCGTGAAATATGGCCCTAATGGTAATCTTCCACGTTGGAGGTGTCCATACGTGATGTGGTTTGTCCAGCACAAACGCAAAGCAACTTGTCGGAGCTGGTGGTACGCACGGTGGTGGTCTTCACGGCTCTGGGCGCACCTAGGCCTCCTTGGTCTTGGCTGTCTGCTCTCGGTCGGCGCGATCTCAGCGCAGGAAGGCGCGCGTCGCTTCATGGAAGACGAGGAAGCCCAGGCGCGTCTTCAGCGCGGGATCTCGCTCTATCAGCAAGAACAGTATGCCACGGCGCTCGAAACACTTGAACCTGTGGCCGTTCATTACCCGGAACAGGCCGTCGCTTATCGCATGATCGGGCTTTGCCGCTTGCAAATGAAGCAGTATGCCGCCGCCGCCGCCGCCTTGCGCAAGGCCAGTGAACTGACGCGCGCCCAGGAAAACCGCGAGGATGCGGTGGCGCGCCTGGCGCTCGGCAAGGCGCTTTTTTTGGCCGGGGACAGCCGCGGGGCCATTCCTGAATTGGAATTTGCGGCAGCGCGCCCTGAAGCGGACACCGCCACACTAACCCTGCTGGGTTACGCCCACTATCGGCAGGGCGACGAAGCCGCCGCGCGAAAGGTGCTGGTGCAGTCGGTTGCGCGGGATGACCGCCAGCCGGAAGCCTGGCGACTTCTGGCAGAACTCGATGTCGCCCGCCTAACAGCCAATCCAGATGACCCGGCCGCGGCCAAACAAGCGGCGGCAAGCATCGAGAAAGTCAATCGAACCGAGCCAAGCTTGGCGGCCGGCCTGCGGGGGCGACTCCTGGTCGCCCAGCGGCAGTTTGCCAAGGCCATTCCTGAACTCGACCGCGCGCTTGCCACGCAGCCTGACCAAGCGGCGTTGGTTTTTGCCTTAGGACTTGCCCTGTCGCGCGAAAAGCAGCTCGACCGCGCGGCGGTCCTGTTGACCAAAGCCACCGAGCTACTCCCAGACGAAGCCGGTGTCTGGCGTGAGCTAGGCTATGTTCACGAGCGCGCCGGACGTCGGGAAGCCGCCATCGCGGCGTATGAAAAAGCGGCGGCGCTGACTCAAGGACACGACGATTTCATCACCCGCGCCCTCGAAAGGCTCAAAAGTTCATAGCCTGATTACTCGTCAGGGTTGCCGAGTGAGCCATTCCAAAGCTGACGCAGGGCTTCAAGGGCGTCAGCCCGGACGAGTTCGTTATCATCTTTGACAACCGCGCGGCGGAGTGGACGAATTGCCTTCTGGTGCTTGATTTTTCCTAGCGACCGGGCGGCGCCGGCGCGCACGAGGTAATCTTTATCTTCTGAAAGCAACGGGATGAGGGCATCCACCGCCCGGATATCGTCCAGTTCACCTAGCGCCACCGCGGCCGCGTAGCGGACCCAGTGATGCGGATCCCCCAGCATGGGCAAGAGCATTTCAAGGTCTGGCTTGTGGCGGAGTTGCCCCAACGCAAGCGTTACCGAACTCCGCACCAGCGGATCGGGGTGCTGCAAGTCGGGCAGCAACGCCTGGGTCGTCGTCTCATCACCAAGTTCACCAATTGCGTCAGCCGTGGCAACCCGCACCCACCAATCTGGATCATGCAGCAAAGGTAACAACGCCGGTAAAGCCGACGCCGCTTTGCGCAAGCGCAGCGCTTCCACAGACTGTAAGCGAGTCTGAGCGGATGCATCTGCCAACTGGCTGATGAGAACATCTAGCGGTGCGTCGAATGGAAAAACAGAGTCGCTTGGCATACGTGGCAAAAAGGCAAGATGGCGTCGTCCAACACTACAACGAACTGCAACCTGTGTGCGGTGTGTTGACGCTCAGAGAAGGCAAAACCTACACTGCTTGTTACCTTGGAAACAAGGTCTTGGAAACAAGGTCTTGGAAACAAGGTTTGGTTGACCGGCCGTATGGGCTTAGGTTACGTGCTTAGGTTAGCTGAGTTCAAGTGAAAGCCATGACAACAACCCACTGGACCCAGACTCGTCTCCAATCAGCCTTCACCAAGCGGGGCAAGCTCAGTCGACTGGCGACCGGCCTGACGGTTTTTTTGCTTGTCGTGGTCCTCGTGGGAACCGGGATACTGCTTTATATCCGGCATCCGGCCACGATGGGTAAGCTCGATGTCGTGACGACGCCGCCCGGCGCGGAGGTTTGGCTCGATGGACGCCGCATCGGAACCGCCCCCTGCACCATTGAACGGGTTGGGCTTGGGTTGCACACGCTGCGGGCAGTCCACGAGGGTTTCATCCTGGCCGAACGTGAGGTCTTGGTCGAGGAAAAGGACACGGCGGCGGCGGTCAGCTTTGTCTTGCAACCCGTCAAGGCCGACCTCCAGCCGTCCCCGGCGCGGGACGGTGCGCCAACTGAGCGTATTGCCGAGTTTATGCAGCAGGCAGCAGAAGCGTTTCGGCGTGGCGACCTCGTGACGCCAGCCAATGACAATGCGCTGTATTACTCGGATGCCGTACTGCTTATTCAACCCGACAACGAGCCAGCCCGCGCGCTTCGGGCGCGCATCCGAGATACACTTGCCCGCCAGGCCGAACTCGCTGCCGGCCGTGGCGACCTGGCAGCGGCGCAGGCGGCTTATGCGACGCTTCTGTCGCGCTTTCCAAGTGATGAACAAAGCAAGTCCGGCATCAATCGCATCGCCGACCTGATTGAAGCCAACCGTGGGCGGGCGACTCGATTTTTGGCCCTGGCCGAAGCTGCGCTGGCCAACGGACACTACCTTGACCCACCCCAGGCCAACGCTTATTTCTATCTTTCCCAAGTGCTCGCCCATGACCGCGGACAGTCCCAAGCGCAAAGGCTCCGGGCCGAAGTGCGGCACGCTGCCCAGTCCACGGCCGAGCGCTATGTTGCTCAGGGGGATTTGGCGCGCGCTACGGCTGAATACCGCCGCCTCGCCCGGCTCTTCCCCGAAGATCGCGCCCTCTACAACCGGCTGCGCCAGCTTGAACGCCAGCAAGCCCCCAAGGATAACCAAACCGTTTCCGCCGTCTCACTCCCGGCAGCCCGTCAACTGACTGGTCGTCAGTCATCCCAAGTATCCCAAGCCGGGACGTTACGCTTCTCAGCCACAGGACTCGTTTTTGCTGCGCCAAGTGGTATGGAGAGTCTTTCCATTGCCACCGAAGACATTGCCAGACTTCAAGCGAGTCGCACGCAACTGACCGTGACGCTCACGGACGGGCGGGTGTATCGGTTTACTGGAACTGAACTTGAGCGCGGAGCGGCGGTCTGGCGCAACCTACGCAACCTTTCCACCTCTCCGCACCCACTGCCAGGGGAACACCTTGAAAGCCCACGCAACCCATACGAATGAACCACGCTCCACTCCCACGCCCGACTGACAAACTCACTGCTTTCCTCAGTGATCACTTTTCACCCGAACCCATTTCACTTGAGCCGCTTCTGGGCGATGCCTCAACCCGAATGTACTTCCGTATTCGCCAGGCAGAGGCAACCTACATTGCTGCGGTTTATGCCGAGCCGTTTGACGCCAAAGCCTGGGCTTACGTGGATGTCACGAACCTTTTTCAAGAAGCTGGCATTCCGGTTCCACAGGTTCTGGCCGTTGACGAGCGATGCGGCGTCGTTCTTCAGCAAGACATTGGTGACTGTCGTCTCCAGGATGCGCTCCTGACCGAGCCGGAACTCACGCGCCAGGTGGATTATGACATCGCTTTGCGCTTGATCGTGGACATCCAGAAAACCACGCCCATCGCTCGGGCCAAGGATTCTATCGCGTGGCAGCAAGCCTTTGACGATGAAAAGCTGTTTTGGGAAATGAGCTACTTTTTCCGCAACTATGTCGAACGGTATCGGCAGTTGCCCCTCTCGGCAGAGCTGGAAGCGCTGACGCTCGGCGAACTTTTTGCCCTGACCTATCGGCTGGCGCGGGTGCCGCGGGTGGTCTGTCACCGCGATTACCACGCGCGCAACCTCATGCGTCACGCGGGACGACTCTGGGTCATTGACCACCAGGACGCCCGCTTGGGACCAGCGACCTATGATCTGGCCTCGCTCCTGGGCGATCCATACGCGGCGCTTGAGGACGACGTCCAAGCGGCATTCAAAGAGCGCTTCTGGGAACTGCACAGCGCCGCTTTTGGCAACCAGTACTACGCTTCGCAAAAACAGTTTGAGCATGAATATCAGCTCATGCTGGTACAGCGCCTGCTCAAAGCGGTTGGAACCTATGCCTATCAGTTCGCCGTGCGGAGCAACCCAGTTTACCTGGGTTATATCCCAATCGCGCTACGCACCACGGCCAAAGCCCTGGAGCGCATCGCCGACCTGCCACTGACGACGCGGCTCGTCCAGTTGGCGCTTGAGTGCGAAGCCAAGGTGGCCGAGCCGGCCTCGGTCGAGCTACCCACACCCGCTCTGGAGCTTTAGAGCGCCCAGTTGTTCAAGGATTGACTGTCCTTGCGTCAGGCGAGTGAAAGCTTGGCAAACGGGGCTGGGGAGTATCCCCCAGCCCCGGCAGGTTCTCGCCCAAGCTTCAGTCAAGAAGGAGTTTCAGCGGCGAACTGTCTCGTCGGGTGTTGGAGTCGGTTCAGCCGGCACGGTTCCACGCGGTATGCCAGCCGTAATGGGAGCCGCATCGGTTTTCTGCTTCTCGAAGCGGCGAATGTACTCAACCAGATAGTTGATTTGCTGCAACGTCAACTTGTCTTTGTAAGCTGGCATGACCTTGCCCTTGCCGTTGACGATAGACGTTACCATGCCCGGCGACGAATTGTTGCGCTGCCAACCGGCATCTTGAAAATTGGTCGCATTGATGGCTTTGTTACCGCCTCCATTGGCCTGATGGCAGCCGGCACAAGCGGCGTAGTTGCGCGTCTGTAGCTCCGCCAGCATCATTTTGTAATGCGCAACTTCATCCGCCGGCGTGTCTTCGGGCAGCCCATCCGTCGAGCCTTCGTAGAGCACTTGCGCTTCGCGGAGGAAGTTTGGCGCGGCGCGCGAAGAAGCAATTGGCGACGCTCCCAAGCGTGGCTCACTGGCATTGCGCGCTCCAACAAAGCATCCCGTGGCCAACATAGCCACCAAACCCAACGTGGCGACTTTGTTTATCTTGTCCATCATAACTTACTCCTCGATTCGGCCTCCGGGGCGTGACTCATATGCCACAGCTTCTTGTCCGAAGACAATTTTCCCAAGCGCCTTGATAGCGGGTTTCGGGGTTACTTGTTCTGGCGTTCAGCCACCATGCGCTCAACGTCGCTCAGGGTTGGCAAGCCATTACATTCCCTGCCCTTGAAAGCGCGCAGATACGTCACCAAGTAGCGGATCTGCTTTGGACTCAGTTGGTTGTAATAGGCCGGCATCGCGCCGCCACCATTGCCAATCCCCTTGCCATTGTAAATCGAGGAATAAATGCCACCATCCGAGTTGTTTTCTTGCCAGCCGGGATCGGTGAAGTTGGTTGAGCGTGGTACGTTCCCGCAGCCATTATGACCATGGCAACCCACACAGTTGTTTTGAAAGAGCGCGCGTCCTTCACGATAAATCTCGATTGGATCGCGGTACATTTCGGCTTCATTCAGCTCAACCCGCGCCGGTGATCCCAGGGGATCATTACCGGCAACATCCTGTTCATTGACCTGCTGCAAGTTCAGTGGCGTCACGCGGTCACGCAACGCTGCCGCGTCGCGGGCGCTAGGGGTGTTCTGTGCAATGCTTTCACGCGCGATTTCTTCCGCCGTCTTTGAAGTTTGATTTTGCAGGGGCATGGCTGCTTTGGGATAGCGGGTTTCATTTGGGTCACGGGAGCCGACGAAACAACCGCCGACCAGGAGCGCCAGCGCGCAGCCCAGCACTAAAGTCTTCACGTTTTTCATGCTCTTACCTCTCAGGGAGGGGCTGTCGGGACAGCCTGGCTCCACACAATCAAGCACTGGCTGGGGAACGTCGCAGCCGTGTCAAACGGGGTGGTTCCGGCTCACGCGCGCGCTCGCGGAACGTCACGGTCAGAAGTTCGCCCGCCGCCGTGTAGCCAACCATGTCGGCATTTGACAAAATGCGTGGCAGCGAGACGCTTCGGGCAATCCGCCCAATGCACATGTAGAGGTCCATGCCAACGCGCTGGACTTCGATGTGTTCGTTCTCGGCAAGGAAGGGAATGCGCACGACAAACCGCCGAATATCCGGCGCATCGGCGGTTTGCCGCTCCTCCACCCACATATTTTTCTTGCTATAGAGGACGCTTCCGATATCGGTTGCCCCAAAGGCCTTGGCGCCGACCTCACGGAGGGCCTCAACCCCCAGCGGTTCGCAAGGCTCAAGAAAGAGTTTGAAAATCGGAAGTGGCGCAAAAGCCGATTCGATGTCCTCCAGGTAGCGTCCGTGGAGCTTTGACCAGTAATCAAAGTAGCTACCGAGTTCAGCTCCGTGCAGCGCATCGCCAACCGGATAAATCTTGTTGACGACCACCGCATCAATCGTCAGCCCATAAATGTGGGTGAACGTGTAAGCTCGCTTGCTTTCGAGAATCGAAAGCTTTTCAGGGTTGATCACCAGACGTAGCGTGACCTGTTCTCCAGTGAGAAAGGCACTCACCTGATTCATCGAATCCAGAAGTTGATTGACCTCGTTGAAAAACTCGGGGTCGGGACCCGATGACGAACCAAAGGGCTTCATCATCGAGGACATGCCTTGGTAAACGCGAAAGAGTTTCTTGCCGGTGCTCCCACCCACGATGAGTTCTGGGTACGCGAGCAGGCGCAGGGTGTTGCCGGTCGGCGACGTATCGAGAATGACCACGTCCCAGTTTCCGGAAAGCGCTTCCCGATGCAGCCGCACCAGCGAGAAGATTTCATCCAGGCCGGGCTGCGTTGAAAGCTCCGACGCCACGGAAGAGCGAATGCCCCGTTTTTCGTAGCTTTCAGACACAAACTTCTCGAAGTTACCCATATTGCGCTTGGCTTCGTAAAGCGTGTCTATTTCCAAACCAAACAGATTATCGGCAATCCGCGTCGGCTCGGTCCGCGAGAGAGAGACCTGGAACACGTCCCCCAGCGAATGGGCTGGGTCACTTGAAATGACCAGGACTTTTTTTCCGCCCGCCGCCAAGGTCACGGCGGTCGCCGCCGAAACCGTTGTTTTGCCTGTCCCGCCTTTGCCGGAATAAATGATGACTCGTGTGCTCGTCATGATGGCCCCGGCCAGTGTGCGCTATCGCCACACACTGGCATCGAATTTTGAACGCTTTCGTCAACGCAATCCCACCGCCGCTTGGCGACAGTTGCGAGTTAGGTGCGGGCAAGCCAACTCACCATCTGAACCCCTCACTACCCAAAGAAAATATCGAATGGTGAATAACTGCCTTTGCAAATGCCTTCGGCCCAGGCCTTGTAACGCCCGCCCGTGAAAATCCGGACGTTTTCAGCGGCGCGATCCCACTCGAAGCTGTTCGCAGTTTCGACGAACTTCCTCCCTTTCGGAATCGAAACCTTGAAGCGGATGCCAAGGTCGGCCGGCTCGGAGTTGACAGCGATGCCGTGATGCGCCAGTGGAACCAGGGGGTGATTCAGGATTTTTCGCTTGCCGCCCTCAATGGGCACCGTAAAGCCCGGTAACTCGACAAACAGCTTGACTTCGACACCCTGGACGCTGGCATTGAAGTTACCCTGGAGCCGTGCCACGCGCCCCCCCTGATTGACAGGCTTCCCAAGACCATCAATCGGGAACAGTTCGAGCCACCGGCTGATGGAGTCCACGATCCCCGTGCCGCCACCGGCGAACCGGAAGTCAATGCGGGATTTTTCACCGCCTTCCACTTCCGAGAAGTAATACACATCTATGTTGTCAA
It contains:
- a CDS encoding bifunctional heptose 7-phosphate kinase/heptose 1-phosphate adenyltransferase, which encodes MPELSSSIRSTLSRFPAQHLLVIGDAIADEFVHGTITRVSREAPVLILRHEFTETIPGGAANAAANAAALGVTTTWIGVIGRDRPGRRTLTDLRRRGVHTTQAVVLPGRATPTKSRVLAGLPHAARQQVIRLDREEASPLPASAVETLAARVEAVLPQVTGVVLSDYGYGSTPPEVIALLRSWRQETGLPVVADSRHRLADFHGLTAATPNQEEAESLAGTTFHDLDAAGYQAERLRERLALDALLLTRGSEGMTLARHATKPTSIPVHGGRAPVDVTGAGDTVLVAFTAALAAGADWEAAMQLANIAAGIAVMKRGTATVSAAEIEMVLLGEERV
- the dusB gene encoding tRNA dihydrouridine synthase DusB; this encodes MTFALPTAFSIRDVVIRPPLVLAPMAGVTDSAFRGLIKRLGGVGLIVTEFISVEGLTRGNLKTHKMMKFTPDERPLSIQFFGVDPKRMADAAEVAQEAGADLVDVNCGCPAKKVVGRGAGSSLLRDLPHLAVILREMRRRISIPLTIKIRTGWDDNSIVAVDVGKLAEDCGVEAIAIHGRTRVQGYSGQANWDIIAQVKQAVSIPVIGCGDVRQPADAIRRFRETGVDGVMIGRGAMANPWIFRQTAEAMQGVRPYRPTLYAKRDVLLEYFDLMLGECPTETAAMGKVKQLCAQFTKGLPGGAIFRTQVFHSQARLELTDRITDYFTRMGEREAAGELLPEPEEALAEEVLPDDACHRAQACA
- a CDS encoding tetratricopeptide repeat protein; the encoded protein is MWFVQHKRKATCRSWWYARWWSSRLWAHLGLLGLGCLLSVGAISAQEGARRFMEDEEAQARLQRGISLYQQEQYATALETLEPVAVHYPEQAVAYRMIGLCRLQMKQYAAAAAALRKASELTRAQENREDAVARLALGKALFLAGDSRGAIPELEFAAARPEADTATLTLLGYAHYRQGDEAAARKVLVQSVARDDRQPEAWRLLAELDVARLTANPDDPAAAKQAAASIEKVNRTEPSLAAGLRGRLLVAQRQFAKAIPELDRALATQPDQAALVFALGLALSREKQLDRAAVLLTKATELLPDEAGVWRELGYVHERAGRREAAIAAYEKAAALTQGHDDFITRALERLKSS
- a CDS encoding HEAT repeat domain-containing protein, with amino-acid sequence MPSDSVFPFDAPLDVLISQLADASAQTRLQSVEALRLRKAASALPALLPLLHDPDWWVRVATADAIGELGDETTTQALLPDLQHPDPLVRSSVTLALGQLRHKPDLEMLLPMLGDPHHWVRYAAAVALGELDDIRAVDALIPLLSEDKDYLVRAGAARSLGKIKHQKAIRPLRRAVVKDDNELVRADALEALRQLWNGSLGNPDE
- a CDS encoding PEGA domain-containing protein encodes the protein MTTTHWTQTRLQSAFTKRGKLSRLATGLTVFLLVVVLVGTGILLYIRHPATMGKLDVVTTPPGAEVWLDGRRIGTAPCTIERVGLGLHTLRAVHEGFILAEREVLVEEKDTAAAVSFVLQPVKADLQPSPARDGAPTERIAEFMQQAAEAFRRGDLVTPANDNALYYSDAVLLIQPDNEPARALRARIRDTLARQAELAAGRGDLAAAQAAYATLLSRFPSDEQSKSGINRIADLIEANRGRATRFLALAEAALANGHYLDPPQANAYFYLSQVLAHDRGQSQAQRLRAEVRHAAQSTAERYVAQGDLARATAEYRRLARLFPEDRALYNRLRQLERQQAPKDNQTVSAVSLPAARQLTGRQSSQVSQAGTLRFSATGLVFAAPSGMESLSIATEDIARLQASRTQLTVTLTDGRVYRFTGTELERGAAVWRNLRNLSTSPHPLPGEHLESPRNPYE
- a CDS encoding aminoglycoside phosphotransferase family protein; amino-acid sequence: MNHAPLPRPTDKLTAFLSDHFSPEPISLEPLLGDASTRMYFRIRQAEATYIAAVYAEPFDAKAWAYVDVTNLFQEAGIPVPQVLAVDERCGVVLQQDIGDCRLQDALLTEPELTRQVDYDIALRLIVDIQKTTPIARAKDSIAWQQAFDDEKLFWEMSYFFRNYVERYRQLPLSAELEALTLGELFALTYRLARVPRVVCHRDYHARNLMRHAGRLWVIDHQDARLGPATYDLASLLGDPYAALEDDVQAAFKERFWELHSAAFGNQYYASQKQFEHEYQLMLVQRLLKAVGTYAYQFAVRSNPVYLGYIPIALRTTAKALERIADLPLTTRLVQLALECEAKVAEPASVELPTPALEL
- a CDS encoding c-type cytochrome, translated to MMDKINKVATLGLVAMLATGCFVGARNASEPRLGASPIASSRAAPNFLREAQVLYEGSTDGLPEDTPADEVAHYKMMLAELQTRNYAACAGCHQANGGGNKAINATNFQDAGWQRNNSSPGMVTSIVNGKGKVMPAYKDKLTLQQINYLVEYIRRFEKQKTDAAPITAGIPRGTVPAEPTPTPDETVRR
- a CDS encoding c-type cytochrome, with product MKNVKTLVLGCALALLVGGCFVGSRDPNETRYPKAAMPLQNQTSKTAEEIARESIAQNTPSARDAAALRDRVTPLNLQQVNEQDVAGNDPLGSPARVELNEAEMYRDPIEIYREGRALFQNNCVGCHGHNGCGNVPRSTNFTDPGWQENNSDGGIYSSIYNGKGIGNGGGAMPAYYNQLSPKQIRYLVTYLRAFKGRECNGLPTLSDVERMVAERQNK
- a CDS encoding ArsA family ATPase, yielding MTSTRVIIYSGKGGTGKTTVSAATAVTLAAGGKKVLVISSDPAHSLGDVFQVSLSRTEPTRIADNLFGLEIDTLYEAKRNMGNFEKFVSESYEKRGIRSSVASELSTQPGLDEIFSLVRLHREALSGNWDVVILDTSPTGNTLRLLAYPELIVGGSTGKKLFRVYQGMSSMMKPFGSSSGPDPEFFNEVNQLLDSMNQVSAFLTGEQVTLRLVINPEKLSILESKRAYTFTHIYGLTIDAVVVNKIYPVGDALHGAELGSYFDYWSKLHGRYLEDIESAFAPLPIFKLFLEPCEPLGVEALREVGAKAFGATDIGSVLYSKKNMWVEERQTADAPDIRRFVVRIPFLAENEHIEVQRVGMDLYMCIGRIARSVSLPRILSNADMVGYTAAGELLTVTFRERAREPEPPRLTRLRRSPASA